In the genome of Arachis stenosperma cultivar V10309 chromosome 2, arast.V10309.gnm1.PFL2, whole genome shotgun sequence, the window CTGCAAACACTTGCTTTGTTCTGCCTTTTCTATCTCCCCTGAAGAAAATTTCTAATCTCTTTCTACGCACAAACACTAGGGATAAAACGACAAACAGAAAAAACAAGAAGCTCGAAGAGGAAGTAAGAGCAACtatgattctttttctttttgtctttgTCTTATCATTTCTTACAGTGTAAAGAGTAGTTGGAGAAGGTGGTTGACCATTTTGAACTTTGGTTATTGTGCTGTTGGGTTCACTTGTTAAAGGAATCAGGACAGTTGTGAATGGATAGAGCATTTCATTTTCTGAGGAGAAACCATTGGCATCAACCATACTACTTGCGTTGACATGGAACCGTGTTGCGATATTAGAGATGTTATCACCCCAATTAACCGAGTAGGTCAGCAAATACTTGGTGCCGCTGACGGCTTGACGCGCCGTCGGACAAGCGCATCTGAGGGGCACGTGCAACACCATGCCAGGATGCAAATCAAGAACCCCATAAGGATTGTAACGCTGGAGAGAATCGCACGTGGTTAATCCCTGAAAGGTATCATTTGCTGTTGTAAAATATGTTGGATCTTTTGGCAGAACGTATGTGGTTTGGGCTTGATAGTACtcatcataatcatcatcatgTTCTGTGGTTGGACAAGAACAATTGAGAGGGACAATGACTTCTTTGCCGGTTCGGAACAGTGTGGAATGAGTGGCGTTGTTGAACCTTGCAAGGTCCTCTGGGTTTGAGGAAGTGAGGTTGGAGATTGTGGCAATGGTGTTGTGAGGAGTTTGGGATTTGAATATGAGAAAGGCTAAGCAAGATTTTTGGAATCCATTGCAGGTGTATAGGAAATCTGAAGAAGGACCCTCTGCGTCGTTGTTGTTGCAATTTAGTACTGAGTTTCCTGAATAATTCTGCTGTGACATGATGCCATTTGAAGATACAAGAAGAAAGCTTAGTGTGAAGAGAACAATAGTATTATCCATTGGACTCAGACTCGTGATATGATAGACTAATATTTCTCATATCAGAATACGTAATATATAGCGCAAACGCGGGTTAGATTAAAAAAgtgataaaattatttattatttctattagTTTCACGTTACTATCAGCAAATTATGATAATAAGGGTCGGCATCAATGATTCTGCCGATGATGTCACTCCTTTGCTGCAATTGGATCCAGACACCGTAAACCCAAAGAAGCGGTAGAATTGGTCAAACAAATGAATATAGTCATTGCTAAATAATATTGGCAACTACTCCCATGAAAATGCCAAAAACATCTTCTCATGATGGTTCTTGGTAAAAAAGTGTAACTTATTTATTTTGCAACACTTTAAATAAAGGTAACACTTTTACTTTAAATAAAATCAAACCCTAAAATCTATCATCGAATTGTCAAAATAATATATCTTCACATGATGACAATCATTAAATCTTCATTCGAATAGGCaccaataataatatttattggcAAACTGACAAGTGACAAGGCATCTTGATTCTTGATCATCATCCCTTTCTGGTGTACAATATTAACcaaatctttatttttaacACCATTTGTTTGTTACTTTGTTATAGTGATAGCTTCaattcgaaaaaataaaaaagcacaGAATGAGAGAATGAGTCTACTGGCTTAGTGGCTTGCAAGGACTAAAAAATCGTTGGAGTATGACCTTCTTTTGTTGTTTACTTTCTGATTCAGAGGCAATGAAATAAGTAGGTCTGTTCGTTGTGGTGAAGTAAGCCTTCTAGATTAACGTTCACAAGAAGTTACTCTGTTCTTACATTTTCcttaatataatatatgtaCATCGCACATCAATCAGTATGCATACAATTTTTGCAGGAATAACATTTTAAAACTACATAGCGACatacatttaaattatttgagtaTTAAACTGTGATTCAACTTTGGCTTTCacatgaaaatatatatttttttaaagaaaaaaaaaaagaaaagttgaaTTTGGAAAGTAGGTGGGATCAAGGAACCGGTGACATCA includes:
- the LOC130961131 gene encoding lysM domain receptor-like kinase 4 translates to MDNTIVLFTLSFLLVSSNGIMSQQNYSGNSVLNCNNNDAEGPSSDFLYTCNGFQKSCLAFLIFKSQTPHNTIATISNLTSSNPEDLARFNNATHSTLFRTGKEVIVPLNCSCPTTEHDDDYDEYYQAQTTYVLPKDPTYFTTANDTFQGLTTCDSLQRYNPYGVLDLHPGMVLHVPLRCACPTARQAVSGTKYLLTYSVNWGDNISNIATRFHVNASSMVDANGFSSENEMLYPFTTVLIPLTSEPNSTITKVQNGQPPSPTTLYTVRNDKTKTKRKRIIVALTSSSSFLFFLFVVLSLVFVRRKRLEIFFRGDRKGRTKQVFAEQIREGLASIELLSKVYKFDEIKEATENFSASNRIKGSVYRGVFGKEREIMAIKKMNLGASKEVNLLGRINHFNLIKLEGYCEKDGSFYLVFEYMENGCLREWLGRRNRTTEHQCWRKRIRIAVDIANGLEYLHNFTDPCYVHKAINTDNILLNKDLRAKIANFTLAKESDREVTSSCSYYTSHVVGTRGYMAPEYLDSGRVTSKMDVYAFGVVLLELITGKDSIIVQDDGSETMLSSIILNLIDKDDAEEKLSLFIDPSLMGNSEKVYAIQLVKLSLACLVEEPSRRPNMAEVVSSLLRIYTEIEIRTSPCRINDSRSTER